The following is a genomic window from Choloepus didactylus isolate mChoDid1 chromosome 5, mChoDid1.pri, whole genome shotgun sequence.
gtggttctcacttagcttctccagagcaaactctggggttcatctcttagcttagcatctccaaacatctttctgtctgcatctccaagcgttgGGGTTTCTGTCAGCAATGAGTTCTCTCTTCCTCTAATGGTTACTggtaaagtaaaaatatatgtatatgctacTGTGcttaaaaaatagattaatattAGTAGCTTTGAAGCCCTCCATGTGTTTCTCCCAGCTACATCTGATTTCCAATTCCTCCATGCCCCCATGTAATCACAATTTTCCTTATAGTTATACCACATATGCGGTTATACgaatataactatatatattttttctaattctaGAAAAATTTATCAATAAAATACAGTAGAAAGTTCTGAAAATGATTGATATCTACATGAATATATGACATACAACAGAGGCAGCATTGGAGATCAGTGGAAGCAAAGCTATTGAATAAATAGCACTGAACTATTGATTATACATGTGCAACAAAATTAAATTGGATTCCTATATTGCACCATTCATAAAAAATATCACTCTTTACtgaaacaaaatcaaagaaagaaataagatggGTTGTGCAATAGAGGTGGCACATATAACAGGAAGATCAAAGAAAGTTGCTGTCCTCTTACAGATGGTAAGCACTCTCTCTAGTGTTCAGCCATTGTCAAGATAagtcataagaataaaaatagataaaagaaccAATAAgtttagaaatagaaaactatGGTTTATAAAGTGGGATAAactttaaatcaaaatggaagcaaaattttaaagcaaacaaatGATTTAAAGTGACAACAAGAAAAACagtagtaaaaattaaaaaaaggggcTATAATTTGGAAAAAGTATAAGACTAAGAATTTAAGAAGTTAGAATAAAATAAGTCTtaagataaggaaaaaataaaattcaaggagataaaacaaaaccaaacaaagcagTGGTAAGTTGAGGATAAATTTAACacccaaaagataaaatggagtTAAGAATTAATcatatgaaggaaaaagaaaaaagtaagaaaaaacatTAGAAGAAGACAAGGAACATGTATCATAGAAATATTATTGAGGACTATCCTACTTtcttaggtatattttttcctgctaTGAACTCCATTGTCTTCATGTTATTCTCAGAGATCCGAGGGACAAGGAAACTTTGATTGTCATTCctctattttaacttttaaaaaaatttttttgcttgTGTCTGGAATGTTTTTTGATCTATGAAGAGAGAAATCTTATTTGTCCTATCTgaggaataattaaaaaaaatactggtaCAGTAGCAAATCACAGAAATCTATTTCTGGAATGTTCCAATCTGAATGCTGCcattttactctctctctctcttttctgtacAAGCAGAAACCTCAGTTGGTTTGTCCACTTAAACTCTCCAAAGTTGGCAGGTGGTTTTCATGTACAAATAAAATCCACACCATACTTGGATAGGAAGTTTTTAGTTTGCTAAGtgtaatttatgtatttaatgGGTAAATATTTGCCAACACTCAGGTGCAAGAAGTAAtgcattactatttttttttttttttttttttttgtttcatatacatatttatatatatttcatgtacAAAGTTACATTCCGAACCCCAGGGATTCCATAATAGAAATAAAtactgaaataactacattgctaaATGAGCTTTTTGCTCATAGAAATGAAGCCTCGGCCTCTAATAGACAGCAAGTGGGACACTCTAGTACCCATTTTTCAGATTATAGAGGCAAGTAAAATTTTGGATAAAATGTCTAggacaaaaaacaaatttaaaacataaaatggttaaaatatattcaaatattgaGAAATGTAtgacaaaattaataataaaatacttaattttttaagggaaagaaaaagacatttagTGTTACAGTATAGCATAACCCTGTTAGAAAAGCATTTATGATTTCCACATTTAatactctcttctcttctcttcccatatTACACACTAGAACCAAACGAGTCCCTTTCTCAACATGATCAATTTAGAGTCCTAAATTTGGTTGAGTCCTTTGGTAACAGTCATAATACTTACAAGGAAATAAGTATTCAGTTCCACAGCATTtgcaggacacacattcttcagaacattttaatattatgagacgatttttttttgttttgttttgttactaaGGCAGCCCAGGTTAAAGGGTCTATCCCCAAATGTAGGAAGAATTTTACAAGGAATGAATAAAACGGCAGCTGAGAGAATGCATTTTAACCTTTTCTATGCAAATGCACTTAATCTGAAAAGTTATGTGCTGCTTATTTTGTGCTCAAAATGTTTTACACTCTCATGCTGTAGCGATTAAGAGATccattcctattttaaaaatttagatccACATGAGTTAGAGaaaaaacactttcaaaattGAGCTCTTAGAGAATATTATCCCTTTGCCTCACAGGGATTTTAACCTACATTTAATAGTAAGTGTTAGGTTGATACATATGATATTGCCATTTTTGTAGATTGGCAATGGTCAAATATCGGCAATTTCATATAGTTCAGCCTTATATATACCTCAAATGTAACAAAATGAGAATTCTCAGGCATCCCCTGAGATTCCAATTGGACTAAACTTTTTTACACAGAGACCAATCCAAGTTACTCAAGCCTCTTCTCTGCCCCTGACACAGTAGCTGCAGGCAGCTTTACACCCCTTTGCTTTGCTGCTTGCAAGAAGCTTACCACCATTTTGGCATTTTCTCCCAAAGGCTATCACCTTGACAAAGGTGAACATTGTAAGAATATAAATCTATTAtttggggaaagggaagggaagcaaTCCATAGAAAATAGTTAACTGAAATTACAAACACAAGTAGAGGCTCTTAAAACAAAACTGTACAGGCATTTTTATCCGCTCTCTGGTCCCCGAAGCTAATTAATAGGGCCACAGATAATCTGACGTCTTTAGATAAAATAACTACACATCTATATTCCTTAAGTTAAAGCCAGTAAGTTTAAAAAGAGCAATTACAACCACTGTAACATGTTTGCATTTTTCACTTTTAAGTCCTGCTTTCCTAAATTACATTCAGTCATATAAACATGTTAAAAGCTAAACACTAGCAACTGGGTCTGATTCTGGGATGCTTCCTTCTTGGGACTAAAATTCCCAAACACTTTGGTGTCTCTCTCATTTATTGCCAATAAATGTTCAATGATGCTTTTTTTACGTACTGCCAAAAATGGCtctggtttaaaataaaatataaacattgcAGACAAGCTATGAGAAAGTGGCCTAAATTTTGGTGCCCCAAAGAAAAATGGCTAGGTAGCTCAGGCAAAAATTATCCTATTAATAAAGCTTTTaccaaaagctttttttttaatttaattttatttttttttatttctagccaTCTAAAGTGGCCACAATTTTATTGTGTACACAAGGTACTTAAAGACACGTGTGGCCAAACGGATCCAAAGGCCCACTATGGCTCATTAAATCTCATGTATCTTATAAATATAGCCTAATCATGTATATGCATAAAAGTCACTGATGCACATTTTTACAAATATCTTTTCATGAtagtccagaaaaaaaaaatccctggtaTTTAAGAATGCTTAGATAATTTGAGACCTAtgtttgctttcctttccttGAAGGAGTCCTTCCGATGATTGGTGGGCCTTTATTCTTTaggtttacatttaaaaaatggcacttaaatttatatttaactttgCTTAAAGTAATGAATGAGAAATAGTAAATCACTCATTTTCAAGAAGCTAGAGAGGGAAAAATTGCAGCATCatggttttaaaaacatattaaaacaagaaaatcagttaaaaccagactctaatcttttttttttttttttttaatggacattGTGAGTAAAAAGATGTAATGTCAACCTTTACTTTATGCTATCTTAGTTTTGTCATTCTCCCTACAGAATTTTCCCCTCTGAAGAGGGCATTTTAATCTCAAAAGGGTGCAAAAGCTTAAATGAGTTTACATACAAAATAACAAGTGCTactttttctgtagttttgtacaaaacaagagaaaatatctTTTCTAATCAAATCCCTTTCGTTTGGTTAGGCCACATTCCATCACTTGACTACAGACTTATTCTTATTAATAGGTAAGAGGAGTCCAGGAACACTTAGTGAACAGATAATTTTTACATGGAGAAAAACTCAACTAACCACCATCATCCTCTGGTACACAGAATACAAAACacagtttccttttaaaaacccTCCCAATGTTCAAGAGTATCTTCTGAACATTATAAATAATAGACTTTCCAGACACGTCAGTATGAAAGTGAATGAGACTAGTCTCCCTGCCAAAATCTGGAATATTCAGAGAAGCAGACCTCATAAACTTCAGAATTCTAGTAAGTCAGAAACAggaaacttttatttaaatagcatagtcttaatttctttaatataaaaCCCCCCAAAATCTGATGAAAACAAagttttatatatcatataaacAAGATTTTTCAGatttgaaagtgaaagttaaAGTAATTTACAGTTAGTTTTTAGCCCTCTTGGGACATTTAGATAAATCCTGATAACCCATCTGATAATATTTTATGACAATTTTATAATACATTGGGGAAAACTATTTTATGTAATGGTACAGTTTAATTTATCGAGTGTTTTTCATTAATTCCATTATTAGTGACAGCTAAAAAGTGACCCCATCAAACAAAGTGAGTGACAGACTGTGGCAGAGTAAACCACACCACATCTGGGTTGCTTTCTATAGTTCACCAGTTTGCAGAAAGGAAACATTCTTTGATTTGTTCATAATATACTGAAATTGCCTATAACACTGTTGCAGTAAAACAGCTAGTTCTTGTATTGTTATGGTAGGACAGATTTTGTAATATAaagttaataggaaaaaaatgctcACACATTATGTGGTGAAACTTACTTGACAAAAAGAGCATTAAATAAAGGGGAAAGGGGGGAAATAAACCATGCAGAAGAGATGGTTTCCCCATCTCCACTCCTTTCCTATGGGCTCAATCACTGCCATACATCACTTGCCACACTATCAGGTGACTCCTTTCTGCTTTGGCGACAGAAGGTTCAAGTGGAAGATCCTCTCCAAGAAGTTCTGATTCTCCACCTTCATCACCCATCCGGAAGTCAATGTAGCCCTCTCCTCCACTGATGACAAGCATAGACTTCAAGGGCGTCTGGCTACCAGGTTCCTGTGTAGATGGCCCTGCTTTGTCACCTGTTAGATCTGTGCCACTACTGCCACTTTGTGGACTGATGACCTGACCTGGGACTGCCACAAAGAACTTCACAGCATCCCTGTGCCCATGGAAGCAGAGCTGTGCATGTGCCATTGAACAATAGGGTATAAATGTCCCTGGAGTCACTTTATCACTGTTTTCATCACCATATACGCGGATTACACTTCCAGGACGATTTCCTGGTGCTCCTGaggttttatttgtttctgtcAAAGGGATGGAGATAATGACACCATTTCCTGTCCCCACCCACAAACGATTGCAAGACACCATAAGAGCTGTGATCCTCACAAAAGAGAAGCCCAGTTTTCCAGTACCTAACATTTTGCTTACATAAGGCTCAATGTCCACATCCTGTAGATGTTGATAAGTGTGTGCATGATAGAGACGGAGTGTGGAATCCAAACGAATGGAGACCCACACACCATCACCCACCCATGCAAGCTGCCGCACTTGACTCTCCTTCCTGGGATGTGCATCAAATGATTTCtctattttcatggcctttggctGAACTACATAGATTTTGTTCCTGTAGCCACACCAAACTTTGTCATGTACCACAGTCATACATCGGATGGAATGGTGAGGCCGCCCAAGGTCTAAGAGGTGATAGTTTGACAAATCCCACTGCCCATCAATTCCTCGGTGAAAGATTGCAAGGGTACCATCAGCCAGGGCCACTAACACAATTCCTTTCACGTGTACaatactgagaattgaatccTTAAGTTTAATGGAATGGAGACATTTCCTCCACTGGGCTACAGATGAATGGACATACAAACAGCCATTCTGAGCTCCAAGCCACATTGTTGGTAAAAGGCTGCTCAttttctgggcttcctctctcacTAGGTCTTGTTCATTTGGCAATACTGATATTTGATCTTTATAAGCCTCTAAGTCACTACTTGATTGATACACTGGGGATAGGTCTTCTGGGATCTGAACTCCCAAAGGATCTGTAAAGACATGCTCTGTGTACACTCCAGTTTGGGAGATATCTACAGTGTCTTCAGCTGACCCTGCATTGCCTTCTGTGGCTTCGGTTGCTTCTTCTGCtgttggaacattttcatcaacctcACTACTTTCTGCTtccatttctggtggtttttCTATCACTGGAGAAGCACCATTGGTACTAGGTGAAGTGGCAGCTCCTGTTACACCTTCTGTGGTACAGCCAACCACTGTGATGCCTCCCAACAGGCTATCTGTTTCTGCTGAGCTATTGCTTGTCATGCTTCCACATAAAGACGCTTTGTCAACCTGACTAGATTCTGAAATCTCTTCTCCTGCAGGGTAATCTGTTTCTCGTGCTCCTGGTACACTTGCAATACACAGAACATGAGAATTGCAAACAGTGAAACTGTCTAGGATGTTGCCTGGTTGAATAGCATCAATAATGATAACTTTTGTAGCTGAATGAGTGCTGGTACAGATCCAAACTAGACTGGATAattcttcttgattttttaattccttctgtTGTTCCTTAAGTTCCTGATCTAACTTATCTAAACTATTCTGAGATGCACTTCGCTGTTTACTGCCTTCCGTTTCCAAACCAGTGACATCCTTGTAAAATACACTCGCTCCAACAACAGAACCGCCATCTCTGGTCTTTCCACCAGATAAATTGACTCCAACAGCACACCACAGCTTCATTGTTGTATCTTTCTCATCTAGGGGTCTGAGATAGACAGGAACAGGTaaatttttcatcttattttcccCTTGACCATTGGTTATCTGTTTGTACTTCTGAGGCAGACTCCAGCCAAAAGCCTGTACTCTACCATCTTCCTTCTGAACATGTGCCTTTACCTGACGATACTGTTCTCTCCTTTGTTCTCTGCGTGAGGCCAAATTAGCTTCAATTTCTTCACTAAGGAAATCAAAGGCTTTGGACTTATCCCCAGGGAGCTGAGATAAGGTGCTGCTTTTTTTCTTGACAGAAGGCGTAACATGAGAGGTTGGTGCATTATACTTCAGATTAACAGGTGGTTCAGGCTTCTTAGTAGTATTGCTTGAGGAGCTGAAGAGTCGGCTGAAAAACTGCCAGATGcttgacctttttttttcctgcatggcTGGATTTTCTCTTGATGCCCGAATCATCTCTGTCCATCGAACAGCTTCTTGAAGCTCCATCAATCTCTCTTTATACTGGTTTCTCTCCATCAGAACACGGGCCATTTCTACTCTGGTAAACCGCTTCCTTTGGGCTGTGGGAATATcgctatcatcatcatctttgcattactatttta
Proteins encoded in this region:
- the LOC119535423 gene encoding C-Jun-amino-terminal kinase-interacting protein 4-like; translated protein: MAATPESSPCSCYTTHPGLVGPGGGSLEAERASTCPLHLHGFHTLVPTLLASDQTSAEGSTILAASRHSLRVALSRAMVETAESRICSSEKNPDGCGGPHPPMLRDSDWDGASSQHFPRFWKQPMQAREPEALASELQDDDDSDIPTAQRKRFTRVEMARVLMERNQYKERLMELQEAVRWTEMIRASRENPAMQEKKRSSIWQFFSRLFSSSSNTTKKPEPPVNLKYNAPTSHVTPSVKKKSSTLSQLPGDKSKAFDFLSEEIEANLASRREQRREQYRQVKAHVQKEDGRVQAFGWSLPQKYKQITNGQGENKMKNLPVPVYLRPLDEKDTTMKLWCAVGVNLSGGKTRDGGSVVGASVFYKDVTGLETEGSKQRSASQNSLDKLDQELKEQQKELKNQEELSSLVWICTSTHSATKVIIIDAIQPGNILDSFTVCNSHVLCIASVPGARETDYPAGEEISESSQVDKASLCGSMTSNSSAETDSLLGGITVVGCTTEGVTGAATSPSTNGASPVIEKPPEMEAESSEVDENVPTAEEATEATEGNAGSAEDTVDISQTGVYTEHVFTDPLGVQIPEDLSPVYQSSSDLEAYKDQISVLPNEQDLVREEAQKMSSLLPTMWLGAQNGCLYVHSSVAQWRKCLHSIKLKDSILSIVHVKGIVLVALADGTLAIFHRGIDGQWDLSNYHLLDLGRPHHSIRCMTVVHDKVWCGYRNKIYVVQPKAMKIEKSFDAHPRKESQVRQLAWVGDGVWVSIRLDSTLRLYHAHTYQHLQDVDIEPYVSKMLGTGKLGFSFVRITALMVSCNRLWVGTGNGVIISIPLTETNKTSGAPGNRPGSVIRVYGDENSDKVTPGTFIPYCSMAHAQLCFHGHRDAVKFFVAVPGQVISPQSGSSGTDLTGDKAGPSTQEPGSQTPLKSMLVISGGEGYIDFRMGDEGGESELLGEDLPLEPSVAKAERSHLIVWQVMYGSD